ATGTGCCTGAATTTAAAAAAAATGGCCCCATTAACGATATCGACGACGCTGTCCGAAATTTGGCAAAAAGCCAAATCGGAGTTGGAACTCGTGCTCCCGCGCGAGGCCTTCGACGAATGGTTTTCGAATCTCGCGTGCGTCGGCGGCGACGAATCGAAAATCGTGCTCGGCTCTCCCAGCGCGTTCGCCCCGTATTGGATTACCGACAACTACCTCGACATTCTCTCCCAAAATTTGTCGATGGCGGCAGGGCACAACATTTCGGTTGAAATCACGGTCGTAAACTCCCCCGAACCCGCCGCGGCCGAAACTCCCGCGCCCCGCATGGCGAGGGCGGTCGTTGCGGAAGAGCCCAAGACGCTTCTTTCAATCAACCCGCGCAACACTTTCGAAAGCTTTGTCGTCGGCGAAAGCAACCAGCTTGCGCACGCGGCGGCTCTTGCGGTTGCCCAGAGCGTCGGCAAGGCGTTCAACCCGCTGTTCCTTTACGGCGACACCGGCTTGGGCAAAACGCACCTCATGCACGCAATCGCCCACTTTATCATAAAGAACAATCCGTCGGCAAAGGTCGTCTACATTTCGTCTGAGGCGTTTGTGAACGACTATATTAAAGCCTTGGGCGACGGCAACATAGCGTCGTTCCGCAAACGCTACCGCAACACCGACGTCCTGCTCATCGACGATATCCAGTTCTTCGCCAAAAAGGAGAGCAGCCAGAACGAATTTTTCCACACTTTCAACGATCTTTTCAACGCAAACAAGCAGATTGTGCTCTCTTGCGACAAGCCGCTCAACGAGGTTGAGGACATCGAAAAACGCCTTGTGTCGCGCTTCGCGTGGGGCATGTGCGTTGACATCAAAATGCCCGACTACGAAACGCGTCTGGCGATTTTGCGCCGCAAAGTGGCGTCGCTTGGCGACTCCGCGAACATCGGCGACGACGTTCTCGACCTCATCGCCCGCCGCTTTACAAAAAACGTAAGGCGCATGGAGGGCGCGCTCAACAAGCTGATAGGCTATTCGTCGCTGATAAATTCGAACGAACCCGTCTCCCTCGAAAAGGCGGCGTACCTTCTCGCCGACGACTTCGTTCAGGAGGAGGGCGCGGCGGTTGACGTGGAGCTTATCCAGAAGAAAGTCGCAGAGCACTACCATTTGGAGGTTTCCGACATTGTGGGCAAACGCCGCACGTCGATGATTTCGATGGCCCGCCAAACCGCGATGTACATTTCAAGAAAGCTCACAACGCACACTTTGCAGGAAATCGGCAAACGCTTCGGCGGGCGCGACCACGGCACGGTAATCCACGCAATGAGGACGGTCGAAACCCTGCTCGAACAGGACGAAAAGGTAAAGCGCACCGTCGCGTTCCTGATGAAGTCGCTTTCAGACTAATCTTTTTTCCCGCCGAATTTTAAAGCCTCCGAAAGGGGGCTTTTTTGTCGGTTAACGCGGGGGACGTCGAGGGCGCGGGGGACTTATTTCGCCGTTGCCGCGCGAAAATTTGCCGAGGGGTAGATAAGGCGTTTTTGCGCCGACGTTTTGGCTTGTGTTTCGTGGCGCGAAATGCTTTTCTTTTTATCGCAATCAATCGATTGCGGAACGGAATTTTAACGCAAAACATTATGAGAAAAATAGCAGTATCGTTGTTGTTGTCGCTTTTTGCGGCGACTCTCGCGTTCGGCGCAAATACCGCCGACAATTCAAAACAGGCAGTCCAGACCGTGAAACAGTCTAAAGACGCCAAGAAAAAGCCCGCCAAAAAACAGCGCGAATGGGCTAAGTTCGACCGCTACGAAAGCGCGAACGCGCGTATTAAAAAAGCGCCAGCTGCCGTCTTCATGGGCGATTCGATTACCGCCAACTGGTATTCTTTCCGCCCCGAATTTTTCGCCGAAAACAACTACGCGGGGCGCGGAATCAGCGGGCAGACTTCCTCCGAAATGCTCGTGCGCTTCCGCAACGACGTAATCAACCTCAAACCCAAATATGTGGCGATTATGGCGGGAACAAACGACGTCGCCGAGAACAACGGGAAAATCAAGCTCGAAAACGTTTTAAGCAACATCATTTCGATGGCGGAACTCGGCAGACTTCACGGCATAAAGGTTGTGCTGTGCTCCGTTCTGCCCGCAAGCAAAATTCCGTGGCGCAACATTCCGGAGCCTGCGCAGAAAATCGCAAAACTCAACTCGCTCATCAAGGATTACGCCGAAAAGAACGGCTTTGCGTACGTCGATTACTACTCGGCTCTCGTGGACGAAAACGGCGGGCTTCCCGAAAAATACTCGAAAGACGGCGTCCACCCGAAAAAGGAAACGTATCCTATCATGGAGGCGTTAATCAAGGCTGAGTTTGCCAAGTAGGGCGCGCTTCGAAAGCGGATTTTTAATTTAATTACAATATGCGGCGGCTGCGTTTTTGCTTTTTGCAGCCGCCGTTTTTTTTGCGATTGAAGCGGGAAGCAGGCAAAATTTTCGGTGTCCGCAAATTTTGCCGGCGGGGCGCATGCGTTCTGAATGTCCGCAGTTCTGGGCTTTCGACGGGCATTGCATCGGGGCGGCGGAAGCGCATTTACCCGTTTCCTGCGGGCGTCGGGCACAGCGGGCGGAAGCGCGTTTTCCGCTTCTACTGTCGCGCGGGTTTTGTTTGCGGCGGGAGGCGGGATAGTCGCCGCGCCCGCTATTTGCGGACGGGCAGTTCCCTCTGGTATGCGTTGCGCGGGCGGTTTTTGTCGAAATAGGCGATGCGGTCTTTCATCGAGGAGAAGTGTTCGGCAATCGCCTTTTCCCGCGCGGCGGAGTCTGTTCTGTCTACGAGAATGAATTTGCCTCCCGCGTTTCCGAGTTTTTTGAACGCGTTTTCGACGTCTGCGCCGCTTAGCGCGGGTATGCAGTTTTTGCCTTCCCGCGTGCCGTAGATATAGGTTTTTTTGAAAATGTAGAACACGTTGCCCTCGAACTCCGCCCCATTGCCGCCCGACGAAAAGTAGGCGGGCGCGCCCCACATGATGTTGTTGCGGATTGTCAGCCCCTCAACCGGTTTGCGCTCGTAGGAGAGTAGGGAGGAGTCCACGGTGTAGGGCGTGTCGAATTCGTTGAAGCCCGAATCAAAGGCGATGTTGTCGGAAAATTCGCAGTTTTCGTAGACGCTTTTTTCGTGCACCGTGGCGGTCCAGTGTTCAAACGCCTGACGGCAGCGCAGGAATCTGTTTTTGCGGAAGACTATGTTTTGGGGGCGCGACTTTTTGCCGAGGTGTCCCTGAATCGTCGCGCCGCAGTCGAACGTGCGCGAGATTGCACAGTTTTCTACGAGATTGTTGTTGCAGGGGTCGCTTTCGCTCATCCAAAATTCGATTCCGTTGCCGAAGCGCACCCAAGTTTTGTAGCTGCGCAGAATCGAGCCGCCGATGAGGTCGATGTCGAGATTGCGGAATTGGCAGCTCCACGCCTTGCTGATTCCGTGCGCTCCGAAGCCCTTGACCGCCACGTTTTGCACCGTGCAGTTGCGCAGGTTGCGAATGCCGAAATTATAGGGCAGAAGCGCGATTTTTTTTGCGAGCTTCGACGGGTGTGTCGGGCACTTGAAAAACAGGTGCGTGAACTTGTTGTTTTTGGGGGAGACTTCGCTTTTTTCGGCGTCGGACACCCAGAAGTCGCCGGTATCGCGCATGTTTTTGTAGTGGCGCGTCAGGCAGCCGTAGAGGCGGTCGTTTTCGATGTCGTAGACCGCGCCGATGTTGTTTTGCTCGCCGTCCGCCTTGAAGCCCGAAAATGTCGAGTGTTTTGTGAGGTCGAGCCGCCAGACGCCGTCGGGGAGCTTCTCCCACGCGTCCGATTTTTCGAGGATTTTCAGCCCGCAAAGGAGCGGCTTTTCGCCCTCGCCGTAGGCGTCGATTTTCGAGTTTTTGAAGCCGCTAAGCGATTCGAAGAAAACGTCGCCGCGTTTCAGAAACAGGTTTACGCCGTCTTTGGGGGCGGCGGCGATTGTGCGAAGCGGCGCGGAAAGCGAGCCGTCGTTTTTGTCGTCGCCCGCCGACGACGAAACGTAGACGTCTTTTGCGTTTGCCGCCGCGGCGAAGAGCGCGAGCGCGAATATCAGTGCATGTTTGATTTTCATAATTGTTGTTGCGGTTTGTTATTTTCTGTAAAAGAAGTCGCGGCGGTATTTTTCGCGGGTTTTTCTTTTGATTGTCTCTTTTTGCGCGGAGAACGATTCGAGCACCTCCTCTTTCAGCCGCTTGTCGCCGCGCCTTACAATTTTTACCGTGTTGCCGACGCCTCCGATTTTCCTTTCGAACGCCCCGGCGTCCGCGTCCGACTCCGCCCAGATTGTGTCGTCGGGCGAGCTTCTGTTGTAGTAGAGGTACTGCCCCTTGTAGACGTAGAACGTGTTGTTTTGCAGCAGCGCGGGGTGTTTCTGGACGCTGTAAACGGGCGCGCCCCAGAATATGTTGTTCTTTACGACAAGCCCCTCGACGGGGTTTCTTTCGTAGGAGAGCAGGTTGGCGTCGCGCGTTTCGGGCGATGAAAATTCGTTTTCGCCCATGTCGAAGCATTTGTTGTTCGAAAATTCGCAGTTTTCGTATTTCGCCGTTCCCTCCTTTGCGGTCAGGAAGTGCTCGAAAGCCTGTCTGCACCTGAAAAAAGAGTTGTTCGAGAACTTTATGTTTTTTGCCGACATGCCGTTTCCGCCGTGCCCCTGAATCGTCGCGCCGCAGTCGTATGTGCGCGAGATTCGGCAGTTTTCGACGAGGTTGTCGTTGCACGGGTCTTTGGCGGAAATCCAAAATTCGACGCCGTTGCCGAGCCTCACCCACTGCGAATACGAAAGCTGGACGCTCCCGCCGATGAGGTCGATGTCGAGGTTTCGGAATTTGCAGTTCCACGCCTTGCTCACGCCGTGCACGCCGAAGCCCTTGACGGCGATGTTTTGCACCGTGCAGTTGCGCAGGTTGCGGATTCCGAACGAGTAGGTTATGAAGCCGATTTTGTCGCGGGAGTCGGCGGGGTTTTTGTCGAACTTGAAATAGAGGTAGCGGAATGTCTGGCTTTTCGATGCGCGGACGTCGGAAGTCCAAATATTGTCTGATACCCAGAAGTCGCCGACATGCGACAGGTCTGAGAAGCTGCGCACCAAGTGCCCGTATACCTTGTCGGTTTTTGCGAAGTAGATTGCGCCGATGTTGTTTGTTTTTCCCTCCGCCTTGTAGCCTCCGAAATCCTCCCGCTTCGAGAGATCGAGCCGCCAGATGCCGTTGGGCAGTTTTACCCACGCGTCGTCGTTTTCGAGGATTTTCAGCCCGCAAAGAAGCGGCGCGTTGCCCTCGCCGTAGGCGTCTATTTCCGAGTCTGAAAAATCCTGCAAGGTTTCGAAGAAGACATCGCCGCGTTTCAGGAACAGGTTTACGCCGTCTTTGGGGGCGGCGGCGATTGTGCGAAGCGGCGCGGAAAGCGAGCCGTCGTTTTTGTCGTCGCCCGACGACGACGAAACGTATACGTCTTTGCCGAAAAGCGAACAGATTGCGGCAAATGCCACCGCGCCGATGAGAGCGAATTTTGATGCCATAAAAAATGTACCGTTCGAATAATCAGACGGTACATTGCGCGTAGAATTTCGTCAAGCCGATAAAACTCAGAGCACGAAGGGGTCTGCGCCGAGCGTTCCCGCCAGCGATTTCAGGTAGCCCATGCTCTTTACCGACTTAATCCGCGCCTTGACCGACTCTATTTCCGTCGCCGTTTGCGGCGTCTTTTCCTCGGCGGGCAGCGATTGCAGGTTTGCCAGCACCGTTTGCAGGTGGTTGACTTCAATCTGCTGTCTTGTGATGAGCCTTTCGGCGTACCACTCCGAGTTTATGACGCTTTCGAACGTGAACATTTTGCGGATAGACTCGTCTTCGAGCGTCTTGCCCTCGTAGTTGCCGTCTTTCATGATGTGCAGCAGTGCTTTGAGGGGCGGGCACGCGCCTTCGATTGAGCCGTCGTTGAAATACATTTCGGCGGCGCGTTTGTGCGCCCCCGCCATGTTGTCCATGCCGTCCACGAACGTTTCCATGTCTTGGAGTTCGGGGCGGAGCATGTCGGGGGTGAATATCGACGCGGGGGTCGAGAATATTCTGCCGAAGAAGCGTTTTACGAATTCGTCGGTGATTCGCCAGCCGAGGCGCGATGCGAGCACCTTTTTGCCCTTGTATTCGAAGTCTTTGCAGCGTTCTAGCATGCCGTCCTCGATGAGCTTTTCGGGGCGGAGTTCGTCGGGCTTCATGCGCGACCAGATTTCGGGCACGAGCAGGCTTATGTCGTGGTCGATTCTGTATTTCGGGCCGAGGTATCCCGTGCTGCTGAGCCAGCCGTCGTATTCCGTCAGCGCGAACGAGACGAGCGCGTTGTTGAGGTCGGTAATGGGGCAGAGCGCGTTGAACGGCGCTTTCGTCATTGCGCCCTCCAAGCCCGCTCCGACCGTGGACGGCGACTTGCCCGTCATCGACGCGATGTACTCCATGAAGAGTTCGGGAAGTTCCAGATAGTGCATGGGGCCGTGCACCGCAAGCGACCTTATGCCGTCGCCCGCGGGGTTGTTGCGTCTGCCAGAAATTACCGCGCACACGGGGTGCGGCACGGTTTTGTCGAGCGGAATGTGCCGCGCGAGCCTCATGCCTACGTTCGCCACATAGTACTTGCGCTTGTTTACGATGTCGTCCCTGTTTTGCAGGTAGCGGACGTTTTTGCTGGGCGCGCCATTTACGAGGCGCGGATTCGCCGAGCACACAACGTAGTCGGGCTTAGGCTCTTTGAGGAAGTGTTCGAGGTTCTCGCGCATGGGCGCGGTGAATTTGTCGAAGCGCAGCACGTCTTCGGCCATTTCCTGAACCTGCGGCCTGTCGAGCGGCTCGTAGTTCGAGAAGAACACGCCCTTTTTCGACATGTCCGATTCCGCGCGTTTGTCGTAGCCGCGCACCACCGCTTCGTCGGGACGCTGGAAGAGCCTGTATTCGCAGTTTTCCGTGAATTTTACCGACGCTTTCGGCTTCTTCGACATGTAGTCGGGCAGATAGTCAACACTGCTTCTTGCAACGACAACCGAGCTTGTGATGTCGTCCTCCATTTGCAGCTTGACCGACGGCGCGAAGTCTTTGCGCAGGCTGAACGTGCGCCACGAGCCGTCCTCCGTAAAGCCGATTCTAAGGTACGAGGTCAGCACGTTTGCGTTCTTGTATTTGAGCGTGTTGCCGCTTGTGCCGTTGATTGTGTCTACCGTGAATTTGTCCTGCCATTTGCCCTCCCATTCGGGGCGGTAGTGGCGTTTTACCGTCAGCACGATTTCCCTGATGTAGAACGGGATTGATTCGACCCACTTGTTGTATTCGTCGGTGAAGTCGTCCGAGGGCGTGAGCAGTTTTACTACCGAGCCCATCGTGCGGCGCGAATCCAGAATTTTGCGGCTGTTTTCGCCTTTGTTTTGCGAGGGGTCTTTGTTGCGGCTGCCGTAGTTTTTGTTGATGATTTCCTCAACGAGCGCGATGTCCTTCTTGAAATCGGCTACAATCGACGGCCCGTGGATAATGGCGTCGGAGATGTCTTTCGAGATTTCGCTCTTGCCGCCGCCCGAAACCGTCGCGGGCTTGTGGCAGTACATTCCCTCCTCGACCGTGCCGACAAGACGCCAGCGGCGGCTTTCGTGCGGCCTTGCCATTTCCACCTTGTAGCCGGCGGGGCTGATGTAGGTGATGTGCGGAAGCAGTTTTATGCTTTTCTGCTCGCCGTTTTTCTCCCATGTAACGGTTTGGGTTTTTAGCGAGAAATACGAGTCCTGGTCAACGTATATTACGTCGGGATATTTTTTGTCTCTCGCCCAGCCGTCGTCGAAAACTTCGATTCTGTCGCCGAGAAGCTCGACGAGTTCCGAGAACTTGCTGCGCGTGTTCGGCGCGTACGATTTCAGCCAGAAGTCTTCGCCGAGGTCGCGGCTTGCGAACGCCGTCGCGCCGCCGCTGTGCTCTTCCTCGCACTGTCCGTACATGTTCGCCGCAAAGCTGATTTGCGTTTTGATTTCCTTTTTGGAGTAGCCGAAATAGTTGTCGGCAAGCAGTGTTACGATTACGCCGCTCGAATCGCGGGCGGTGAGCTTGAAGGGCTTGCCGTCGTTGTAGATTTCGGATTCGTCCTTCCAGCACATGCCGTCGCGCTTTTGGCGGTCGGTTGCGTCTTCGAATTTGGGAAGCCCAAGCTCTTTCTTGGTGAGTTTTGTGAGGTAGGGGGCGAGCACGATGCAGCCCGTGTTGCCCGTCCAGGAGTCGTACTGGCGGTACGAGTCGTTCTTTTCAAGGTATGGATTTCCGCCGTTGCCGAAAATGCTTTCCACAAAGTCGAGGTTCGACACAAGCCCCCCGGGCGCGAAGAAGCGTATTTCCATTGTCTTCGCTTTCGAAACGTTCGGGATTTCGGGGCAGACAATCGGGCGCAGGAAGAGCGATACCCATGTGCGCGCCTTGTTTTTCTGCGTCGAGGTAATGGGCAGTTCGAGAATGTCGTCGGAGGCTTCGAACGCCTTTTTCCACATGTTTTTGAAGACGATTTTCGGTACCGCCTTTTTGTCGTCGGGAATCGGAAGCCCGCCCTCCGCGACGTGGAAGACGCCCGATGTCGTGCGCCTGTCGTTTTGCGGGTTGTTGAGAATGCCCTGACGCACCCTGAACGACTGCACGACTGAGTTTTGGTACATGTCGGAGTCGGGCGGCATGGAGAGCGTGCGCGCCGTGCCGAAATGGTCGAGCACAAAAGTTTTGTGCGGCAGGCTGGGCACGGGTTCGCGCTCGTCCATCACGTCTTCGAGGTAGGACTCTATGAACTCCATAATCCGCAGGTCGGACGGGCAGTAGATTTTAGACGAAAGTTTTGCGAACTCCCTGTAATTTTCGAGCAGCGGTTTTGCGAGTTCGAGAACCGGATAGTTCGATTCGTCGCCGAAAACGGGCTCGCCCGCAGCCGACAACCTCATGTTTACGTATTCGAAAAGCGCGTCGCCTCCGACTTCGTTTTCGCCGGAGTCGGGATTGATTCCGAGAGTTGCTCTATAATCCATAAAAACTAAAAAAATCAAGGCGCATGTTATAAGCAAAGCACGCCACTTCAAGCGAATTTTTGCGCCTTGCGGCAATAATTTTCCGTCCGAATTTCCTCCGAAATTTTCGCGGTTTTTTGCCGCAATTTGCTCAAACGCCCGCGTATATTATCGGACGAAAAAAAAATCCCGAAAACGCAATGTTTTCGGGATTCCGCTTCTCGGATTTTTTCGGAAGTCTACGCGACGTCGATTTCGCGGTACGCCCGCAGAACCTTTTCGTCGCCCGCTTCGGACTTGTCGCTTTGCAGGTGTTCCGCGCCGTAGATGCCTCGGTAGCCCTTGTCGTGGATATGTTTAATCAGGACTTTGTAGTTGATTTCTCCCGAAAGCGGCTCGGTGCGGTTGGGAACGTCGCCGAGGTGGTAGTAGGCGATTTCGTCCCATGCGGCGTCGATGTTGCGGATAAGGCTGCCCTCCGTGTTCTGCTGGTGGAAAACGTCGAAGAGGATTTTGCACGACGGGCTGTTTACCGCCTTGCAAATCATGTACGCGTCGGAGGTTTTTTGCAGCCAAAGACCGGGGTGCGCCGTGAACGAAAGCGGTTCGAGCACCATTATAAGCCCCGACTTCTCGCAGATTTCGGCGGCGTATTTGAGCTGTTCTACGACGTTCGCCATCTGGTAGGACTGTTCCAGCGAAAGGTCGGTATTGCCGATTACGACCGTCGTCCACTTTGCGTTGATTTCCTTGCCGATTTCGACGGTTTTCTTTGCCTCGGCCTTGATTCTTTCAATCGCCGCCTGTTTGTCGGGACGCGCCCCGCGCTTGTCGCTTTTGCAGGCGGTAAGCCACTTCCCGCCGCCTATCGACGACGTGAACACGCCGAAGTCCATGCCCAATTTTGCGATGCGGTCGGCAAGAGCCCTGCGCTTTTCGGGGGCGTATTTCATCATGTCGTTGTCTTCCATTGCGCGGAAGCCCTGGTCGTACCAGAAGTCGATTTTGTCTACGTCGGAAAGTCCCTTAGTGAGGTGGGGGCAGAGGTTTGTCCACTTGTAGATGTTAGCTGCGAATTTGCATTTGAAGGGCT
The Opitutia bacterium KCR 482 genome window above contains:
- the dnaA gene encoding chromosomal replication initiator protein DnaA, translated to MAPLTISTTLSEIWQKAKSELELVLPREAFDEWFSNLACVGGDESKIVLGSPSAFAPYWITDNYLDILSQNLSMAAGHNISVEITVVNSPEPAAAETPAPRMARAVVAEEPKTLLSINPRNTFESFVVGESNQLAHAAALAVAQSVGKAFNPLFLYGDTGLGKTHLMHAIAHFIIKNNPSAKVVYISSEAFVNDYIKALGDGNIASFRKRYRNTDVLLIDDIQFFAKKESSQNEFFHTFNDLFNANKQIVLSCDKPLNEVEDIEKRLVSRFAWGMCVDIKMPDYETRLAILRRKVASLGDSANIGDDVLDLIARRFTKNVRRMEGALNKLIGYSSLINSNEPVSLEKAAYLLADDFVQEEGAAVDVELIQKKVAEHYHLEVSDIVGKRRTSMISMARQTAMYISRKLTTHTLQEIGKRFGGRDHGTVIHAMRTVETLLEQDEKVKRTVAFLMKSLSD
- a CDS encoding GDSL-type esterase/lipase family protein, which produces MRKIAVSLLLSLFAATLAFGANTADNSKQAVQTVKQSKDAKKKPAKKQREWAKFDRYESANARIKKAPAAVFMGDSITANWYSFRPEFFAENNYAGRGISGQTSSEMLVRFRNDVINLKPKYVAIMAGTNDVAENNGKIKLENVLSNIISMAELGRLHGIKVVLCSVLPASKIPWRNIPEPAQKIAKLNSLIKDYAEKNGFAYVDYYSALVDENGGLPEKYSKDGVHPKKETYPIMEALIKAEFAK
- a CDS encoding TIM barrel protein, producing the protein MTRRTFSKQTLGAILGASVIGASAKASGGAKGAKPFKCKFAANIYKWTNLCPHLTKGLSDVDKIDFWYDQGFRAMEDNDMMKYAPEKRRALADRIAKLGMDFGVFTSSIGGGKWLTACKSDKRGARPDKQAAIERIKAEAKKTVEIGKEINAKWTTVVIGNTDLSLEQSYQMANVVEQLKYAAEICEKSGLIMVLEPLSFTAHPGLWLQKTSDAYMICKAVNSPSCKILFDVFHQQNTEGSLIRNIDAAWDEIAYYHLGDVPNRTEPLSGEINYKVLIKHIHDKGYRGIYGAEHLQSDKSEAGDEKVLRAYREIDVA